In Xiphias gladius isolate SHS-SW01 ecotype Sanya breed wild chromosome 6, ASM1685928v1, whole genome shotgun sequence, a single genomic region encodes these proteins:
- the abhd17ab gene encoding alpha/beta hydrolase domain-containing protein 17A, with protein sequence MNGLSLSELCCLFCCPPCPSRIAAKLAFLPPEPTYTFLPDPEAGPAATGTAGPSSLRARSGASVSGSGGAGAVEGRWKLHLTERAEFQYSQRELDMTEVFLTRSSRGNRVGCMYIRCVPNARFTVLFSHGNAVDLGQMSSFYIGLGTRINCNIFSYDYSGYGVSTGKPSEKNLYADIDAAWHALRTRYGISPENIILYGQSIGTVPTVDLASRYECAAVVLHSPLTSGMRVAFPDTKKTYCFDAFPNIEKVSKITSPVLIIHGTEDEVIDFSHGLALFERCPKAVEPLWVEGAGHNDIELYSQYLERLRRFIGQELAVQHA encoded by the exons ATGAATGGCCTCTCTCTCAGTGAGCTCTGCTGCCTGTTCTGCTGCCCACCCTGTCCTAGCCGCATCGCAGCCAAGCTCGCCTTCCTGCCCCCCGAGCCTACCTACACCTTTCTTCCAGACCCAGAGGCAGGCCCTGCTGCAACGGGGACAGCAGGGCCATCGAGTCTGCGGGCGCGGAGCGGAGCATCGGTTTCTGGAAGTGGAGGGGCCGGGGCTGTAGAGGGAAGATGGAAGCTCCACTTGACAGAGCGAGCAGAATTTCAGTACTCGCAGAGAGAACTGGACATGACGGAGGTGTTCCTCACTCGATCCAGCCGAGGGAATCGAGTTGGCTGTATGTACATTCGCTGTGTTCCTAATGCCAG ATTTACCGTGCTTTTCTCCCATGGTAACGCAGTCGACCTGGGCCAGATGAGCAGCTTCTACATCGGCCTTGGCACTCGCATCAACTGCAACATCTTTTCCTATGACTACTCAGGCTATGGTGTCAGCACAGGCAAGCCCTCTGAGAAGAACCTGTATGCAGACATAGACGCCGCCTGGCACGCCCTGCGCACACG GTATGGCATTAGCCCAGAGAATATAATCTTATATGGACAGAGCATTGGTACAGTCCCCACTGTAGACCTGGCGTCACGGTATGAGTGTGCCGCCGTTGTTCTTCACTCACCTCTAACGTCTGGCATGAGAGTGGCCTTTCCTGACACAAAGAAAACCTACTGCTTTGACGCTTTCCCCAA CATTGAGAAAGTTTCCAAAATCACATCTCCAGTGCTCATCATCCACGGGACAGAGGACGAGGTGATCGACTTCTCCCACGGCCTGGCTCTTTTCGAGCGCTGCCCCAAGGCCGTGGAGCCTCTCTGGGTGGAGGGAGCGGGACACAACGACATTGAATTGTACAGCCAGTATCTGGAGCGCCTACGCCGCTTCATAGGACAGGAGCTGGCGGTACAACATGCCTGA
- the rgl1 gene encoding ral guanine nucleotide dissociation stimulator-like 1 isoform X2 encodes MKETLTMKFAWKTKMSSVQDWGEEVEDGAIYNVTLKRVQIQQAANKGARWLGAEGDRLPPGHTVSQLETCKIRSIRAGTLERLVETLLTAFGDNDLTYTSIFLSTYRAFTSTRTVLQLLLDSYGCMEENEQDTDRCQGSETNGAIRNALASILRAWLDQCPEDFQEPPDYPSLHRLMDYLRKALPCSEALRRAEGLLEQLQSQASMDDTDAGFHGNSSFCLGEEEEVEIEVQEDFLSFDADLVAEQLTYMDALLFKKVVPHHCLGSIWSQRDKKHNKHSAPTIRATITQFNAVAACVVSTVLKHKQIRPHVRARVIQRWIDIAQECRIRKNFSSLRAIVSALQSNPLYRLKRAWACVHKDSMQTFEELSDIFSDHNNYLTSRELLMREGTSKFASLESCAKEHQKRTHKRLQLQREMGAMQGTIPYLGTFLTDLTMLDTALPDQVEGGLINFEKRRREFEVIAQIKLLQSACNSYCLTPEPTFLRWFKSQPQLSEEESYALSCEIEGLGDSSPTSPKPRKSMVKRLSLLFLGSDNNAASSPVRETPRSPPTGSSGESMDSVSVSSSDSSSPSDSEGLAPPTHTSDSQQNKLSESSSCNSLHSMDTSSSTASVTMTPASPSLPGHTCTHRRSVSLTPLSPSSPSQTPAYNTQAQDTCIIRVSLENGNGNLYKSILLTNQDKTPAVISRAMAKHNLEVEPEEGYELVQVISEERELVIPDNANVFYAMNTSANFDFLLRVRGSAGRPVQLRSRCSSTLPRTQHRSSLSLRLSKVTL; translated from the exons ATGAAAGAAACGCTCACCATGAAGTTCGCCTGGAAAACTAAAATg AGCTCTGTGCAGGACTGGGGGGAGGAAGTCGAGGACGGAGCCATCTACAATGTGACACTGAAGAGGGTTCAGATTCAGCAGGCAGCCAACAAGGGAGCAAGATGGCTGGGG gCGGAGGGGGATCGTCTGCCTCCTGGCCACACAGTGAGCCAGCTGGAGACCTGCAAAATCCGCAGTATCCGGGCTGGAACACTGGAGCGTCTGGTGGAGACGTTATTGACGGCATTTGGAGACAACGACCTCACCTACACCTCCATCTTCCTGTCCACCTACAGAGCCTTCACCAGCACACGGACTGTACTGCAGCTACTGCTAGACAG TTATGGATGCATGGAGGAAAATGaacaagacacagacagatgtcAAGGCTCTGAAACCAATGGGGCCATCAGAAA TGCTTTGGCCTCCATCCTGCGTGCCTGGCTGGACCAGTGTCCCGAAGACTTCCAGGAGCCTCCTGACTACCCCTCTCTCCACAGGCTGATGGACTACCTGCGCAAGGCCCTGCCCTGTTCGGAGGCTCTTAGACGGGCAGAGGGTCTGCTGGAGCAGCTACAGAGTCAGGCCAGCATGGATGACACTGATG ctggtttccatggcaacagctcTTTCTGCCtgggggaagaggaagaagtggaGATTGAGGTCCAGGAGGACTTCCTGTCGTTTGACGCAGACCTGGTGGCTGAGCAGCTGACCTACATGGATGCG CTGCTGTTCAAAAAGGTTGTACCCCATCACTGCTTGGGCTCTATCTGGTCTCAGAGGGATAAGAAGCACAACAAGCACAGTGCCCCCACCATCCGTGCCACCATTACTCAGTTCAATGCCGTGGCGGCCTGTGTGGTCAGCACGGTGCTGAAACACAAGCAGATCAGACCGCACGTCAGAGCAAGGGTGATCCAGCGCTGGATCGACATCGCTCAG GAGTGTCGCATACGCAAAAACTTCTCGTCTCTGCGAGCCATTGTGTCTGCACTGCAGTCCAATCCTCTGTACAGGCTGAAAAGAGCATGGGCCTGTGTGCACAA AGACAGCATGCAGACGTTTGAGGAACTGTCAGACATTTTCTCGGACCATAACAACTACCTGACCAGCAGAGAGCTACTCATGAGG GAAGGCACTTCAAAGTTTGCCAGTTTGGAGAGTTGTGCCAAGGAGCACCAGAAACGCACCCACAAGagactgcagctgcagaggGAAATG GGAGCAATGCAAGGAACAATACCATACTTGGGAACTTTTCTTACTGACCTAACCATGTTGGATACAGCCCTGCCTGACCAAgtagag GGTGGTCTGATCAACTTTGAGAAGAGACGCAGG gagtTCGAGGTGATAGCTCAGATCAAACTGCTTCAATCGGCCTGTAACAGCTACTGTCTGACTCCAGAACCAACTTTCCTCCGCTGGTTTAAGAGCCAGCCTCAGctcagtgaggaggagag CTACGCCTTGTCCTGTGAGATTGAAGGTCTTGGTGACAGCAGTCCAACTTCACCCAAACCCCGAAAAAGCATGGTGAAGCGACTCAGCCT GCTGTTTCTTGGATCAGACAATAATGCAGCCAGTTCTCCGGTCAGAGAGACGCCACGATCGCCTCCAACTGGCAGCTCAGGGGAGAGCATGGACTCTGTCAGTGTGTCCTCCAGTGACTCCAGCAGCCCGTCAGACAGCGAAGGACTTGCCCCCCCCACTCACACCTCTGACTCCCAGCAAAACAAG CTATCGGAATCCTCCTCTTGTAATTCACTCCACTCCATGGACACCAGCTCATCGACAGCCAGTGTTACCATGACTCCTGcatccccctccctccctgggCACACCTGCACTCACAGACGCTCCGTCTCCCTCACTCCCCTGTCCCCTAGTTCCCCTAGCCAGACCCCAGCTTATAACACCCAGGCCCAGGACACTTGCATCATACGAGTCAGTCTGGAGAACGGCAATGGGAATCTCTACAAGAGCATACTA TTGACCAATCAAGACAAGACTCCGGCTGTAATTTCTAGAGCCATGGCAAAGCACAACCTGGAGGTGGAGCCGGAGGAGGGATACGAGCTGGTACAAGTCATCTCTGAGGAGAGAG AGCTGGTGATCCCAGACAACGCCAACGTCTTTTACGCCATGAACACCTCGGCTAACTTTGACTTCCTGCTGCGGGTGCGCGGCTCAGCGGGTCGGCCAGTCCAGCTGCGAAGCCGGTGTAGTTCCACACTCCCTCGGACCCAGCACCGCTCGAGCCTCTCGCTTCGACTCAGCAAGGTCACACTGTGA
- the rgl1 gene encoding ral guanine nucleotide dissociation stimulator-like 1 isoform X1, with amino-acid sequence MISHYPLATLTPWPAGPHHYYPDLDCTLLLEGEGGVALQRYQPRYPESSPRHWSSVQDWGEEVEDGAIYNVTLKRVQIQQAANKGARWLGAEGDRLPPGHTVSQLETCKIRSIRAGTLERLVETLLTAFGDNDLTYTSIFLSTYRAFTSTRTVLQLLLDSYGCMEENEQDTDRCQGSETNGAIRNALASILRAWLDQCPEDFQEPPDYPSLHRLMDYLRKALPCSEALRRAEGLLEQLQSQASMDDTDAGFHGNSSFCLGEEEEVEIEVQEDFLSFDADLVAEQLTYMDALLFKKVVPHHCLGSIWSQRDKKHNKHSAPTIRATITQFNAVAACVVSTVLKHKQIRPHVRARVIQRWIDIAQECRIRKNFSSLRAIVSALQSNPLYRLKRAWACVHKDSMQTFEELSDIFSDHNNYLTSRELLMREGTSKFASLESCAKEHQKRTHKRLQLQREMGAMQGTIPYLGTFLTDLTMLDTALPDQVEGGLINFEKRRREFEVIAQIKLLQSACNSYCLTPEPTFLRWFKSQPQLSEEESYALSCEIEGLGDSSPTSPKPRKSMVKRLSLLFLGSDNNAASSPVRETPRSPPTGSSGESMDSVSVSSSDSSSPSDSEGLAPPTHTSDSQQNKLSESSSCNSLHSMDTSSSTASVTMTPASPSLPGHTCTHRRSVSLTPLSPSSPSQTPAYNTQAQDTCIIRVSLENGNGNLYKSILLTNQDKTPAVISRAMAKHNLEVEPEEGYELVQVISEERELVIPDNANVFYAMNTSANFDFLLRVRGSAGRPVQLRSRCSSTLPRTQHRSSLSLRLSKVTL; translated from the exons AGCTCTGTGCAGGACTGGGGGGAGGAAGTCGAGGACGGAGCCATCTACAATGTGACACTGAAGAGGGTTCAGATTCAGCAGGCAGCCAACAAGGGAGCAAGATGGCTGGGG gCGGAGGGGGATCGTCTGCCTCCTGGCCACACAGTGAGCCAGCTGGAGACCTGCAAAATCCGCAGTATCCGGGCTGGAACACTGGAGCGTCTGGTGGAGACGTTATTGACGGCATTTGGAGACAACGACCTCACCTACACCTCCATCTTCCTGTCCACCTACAGAGCCTTCACCAGCACACGGACTGTACTGCAGCTACTGCTAGACAG TTATGGATGCATGGAGGAAAATGaacaagacacagacagatgtcAAGGCTCTGAAACCAATGGGGCCATCAGAAA TGCTTTGGCCTCCATCCTGCGTGCCTGGCTGGACCAGTGTCCCGAAGACTTCCAGGAGCCTCCTGACTACCCCTCTCTCCACAGGCTGATGGACTACCTGCGCAAGGCCCTGCCCTGTTCGGAGGCTCTTAGACGGGCAGAGGGTCTGCTGGAGCAGCTACAGAGTCAGGCCAGCATGGATGACACTGATG ctggtttccatggcaacagctcTTTCTGCCtgggggaagaggaagaagtggaGATTGAGGTCCAGGAGGACTTCCTGTCGTTTGACGCAGACCTGGTGGCTGAGCAGCTGACCTACATGGATGCG CTGCTGTTCAAAAAGGTTGTACCCCATCACTGCTTGGGCTCTATCTGGTCTCAGAGGGATAAGAAGCACAACAAGCACAGTGCCCCCACCATCCGTGCCACCATTACTCAGTTCAATGCCGTGGCGGCCTGTGTGGTCAGCACGGTGCTGAAACACAAGCAGATCAGACCGCACGTCAGAGCAAGGGTGATCCAGCGCTGGATCGACATCGCTCAG GAGTGTCGCATACGCAAAAACTTCTCGTCTCTGCGAGCCATTGTGTCTGCACTGCAGTCCAATCCTCTGTACAGGCTGAAAAGAGCATGGGCCTGTGTGCACAA AGACAGCATGCAGACGTTTGAGGAACTGTCAGACATTTTCTCGGACCATAACAACTACCTGACCAGCAGAGAGCTACTCATGAGG GAAGGCACTTCAAAGTTTGCCAGTTTGGAGAGTTGTGCCAAGGAGCACCAGAAACGCACCCACAAGagactgcagctgcagaggGAAATG GGAGCAATGCAAGGAACAATACCATACTTGGGAACTTTTCTTACTGACCTAACCATGTTGGATACAGCCCTGCCTGACCAAgtagag GGTGGTCTGATCAACTTTGAGAAGAGACGCAGG gagtTCGAGGTGATAGCTCAGATCAAACTGCTTCAATCGGCCTGTAACAGCTACTGTCTGACTCCAGAACCAACTTTCCTCCGCTGGTTTAAGAGCCAGCCTCAGctcagtgaggaggagag CTACGCCTTGTCCTGTGAGATTGAAGGTCTTGGTGACAGCAGTCCAACTTCACCCAAACCCCGAAAAAGCATGGTGAAGCGACTCAGCCT GCTGTTTCTTGGATCAGACAATAATGCAGCCAGTTCTCCGGTCAGAGAGACGCCACGATCGCCTCCAACTGGCAGCTCAGGGGAGAGCATGGACTCTGTCAGTGTGTCCTCCAGTGACTCCAGCAGCCCGTCAGACAGCGAAGGACTTGCCCCCCCCACTCACACCTCTGACTCCCAGCAAAACAAG CTATCGGAATCCTCCTCTTGTAATTCACTCCACTCCATGGACACCAGCTCATCGACAGCCAGTGTTACCATGACTCCTGcatccccctccctccctgggCACACCTGCACTCACAGACGCTCCGTCTCCCTCACTCCCCTGTCCCCTAGTTCCCCTAGCCAGACCCCAGCTTATAACACCCAGGCCCAGGACACTTGCATCATACGAGTCAGTCTGGAGAACGGCAATGGGAATCTCTACAAGAGCATACTA TTGACCAATCAAGACAAGACTCCGGCTGTAATTTCTAGAGCCATGGCAAAGCACAACCTGGAGGTGGAGCCGGAGGAGGGATACGAGCTGGTACAAGTCATCTCTGAGGAGAGAG AGCTGGTGATCCCAGACAACGCCAACGTCTTTTACGCCATGAACACCTCGGCTAACTTTGACTTCCTGCTGCGGGTGCGCGGCTCAGCGGGTCGGCCAGTCCAGCTGCGAAGCCGGTGTAGTTCCACACTCCCTCGGACCCAGCACCGCTCGAGCCTCTCGCTTCGACTCAGCAAGGTCACACTGTGA